One window of Nymphaea colorata isolate Beijing-Zhang1983 chromosome 1, ASM883128v2, whole genome shotgun sequence genomic DNA carries:
- the LOC116246434 gene encoding uncharacterized protein LOC116246434, with product MKIQPVEDSGDQKLIKANDLLAMPAAKSRLKRMLERQFPSILRTSSSKRAEEPHGVTEIEPSSVCLAKMVQNFLEETDKQVKCGRSRCNCFNSSDSSDDDHDSGESRLFSGDATEILKSLVSCASVPERNLLADTARLVEVRSKSCRQNVSLKASVAEGLLALGYDASICKSKWDQTPSHPAGEHEYIDVIVATAGEAPERLIVDVDFKSEFEIARSTSHYRAVLHSLPSTFVGKLDRLQQIVTIVSEAARQSLKRKGLHFPPWRSPEYVRAKWLSPYERTKPAVEEKKAAGPNPTPHLSFIAVKPSGFPTAAFSGDFQLRPVGNRCEHKDPNARGCGQIRVVVTEWTPPPLESKGTQKEGKIVAGLASVLREKPQ from the exons ATGAAGATCCAACCGGTGGAGGATTCTGGCGACCAGAAACTGATCAAGGCCAATGACCTCCTGGCTATGCCCGCGGCGAAGTCTCGGTTGAAGCGCATGCTCGAGCGTCAATTTCCGAGCATCTTGAGGACTTCATCGTCGAAAAGAGCCGAGGAGCCCCACGGCGTCACGGAGATCGAGCCCAGCTCCGTCTGCCTCGCCAAGATGGTCCAGAATTTCTTGGAAGAAACCGATAAGCAAGTGAAGTGCGGACGCTCCCGCTGCAACTGCTTCAATAGCAGCGATAGCTCCGATGACGATCATGATTCCGGCGAGTCGCGACTCTTCTCCGGCGATGCCACCGAGATTCTCAAG AGTCTGGTATCGTGTGCGAGCGTACCTGAGAGAAACCTTCTAGCTGATACGGCGAGGTTGGTGGAGGTGAGGAGCAAGAGTTGCAGACAGAATGTCTCCTTGAAGGCATCCGTCGCGGAGGGTCTCCTTGCTCTGGGCTACGACGCCTCCATCTGTAAATCCAAATGGGACCAAACTCCCTCCCACCCCGCCG GGGAGCATGAATATATCGACGTCATCGTGGCCACGGCGGGAGAGGCGCCGGAGAGACTGATCGTCGACGTCGATTTCAAGTCAGAGTTCGAGATAGCGCGGTCCACCAGTCACTACCGGGCGGTGCTCCACTCCCTGCCGTCCACCTTCGTCGGCAAACTGGACCGCCTCCAGCAGATAGTCACAATCGTATCGGAGGCCGCGAGGCAGTCGCTGAAGCGGAAGGGGCTGCATTTCCCGCCCTGGCGGTCGCCGGAGTACGTGCGCGCCAAATGGCTCTCCCCCTACGAGAGGACAAAGCCGGCCGTCGAGGAGAAGAAGGCCGCCGGCCCCAACCCCACGCCCCACCTCTCCTTCATCGCCGTGAAGCCATCGGGCTTCCCCACCGCTGCCTTTTCCGGCGACTTCCAGTTGCGTCCGGTGGGCAACCGCTGCGAGCATAAGGACCCCAATGCCCGTGGCTGTGGTCAAATAAGGGTGGTGGTGACGGAATGGACACCGCCGCCGCTCGAAAGTAAGGGCACCCAAAAGGAAGGCAAGATCGTCGCCGGACTAGCCTCCGTCCTGCGAGAGAAaccccaataa